From Cryptococcus neoformans var. grubii H99 chromosome 6, complete sequence:
GAGACCCGCGCAGAGATCCTCAAGTCTTACTTCAAGGCCTTTGCGACTGCCAGAGAGCAGCTCGGTGACAAGGTGCAGATTGCCCACCCTTCAGCGCTTCTCGAGGCTGCCAAGGATGGCAGCACAGAGCTTTACGCTTTGTTCGGTGGCCAGGGTGTCAACGAAGTGGGTGGATTCCCGTTCAAATGATGGCTCCTCGCTAACCTTTTGCATAGCACTACTTTGGCGAGCTCCAATTGCTCTACGACACTTACACGCCTTTCGTCGCCCCTATCATCTCTGAGATTACCGACTTGCTGATTTCTCTCGGCCACAAGGCTGACAGCGACGGTTATACCTATTATTCTCAAGGCCTCGACCTCCTCTCATGGCTCGAtggctcttctcctcaacctaGTATCGAATACTTTGCCTCTATccccctttctcttcccctcatTGGTGTCGCCCAGCTTGCGCAATACGTTGTTTCTTGCCGAGTCACTGACGTCTCCCCTGCGGAGATGCGAGAAAGGTTCAAGGGTGCCACTGGTCACTCTCAAGGTGTCATCTCTGCCGTCGCCATCGCTTCTTCCGACAGCTGGTCTAGCTTGTACGAGAACATCCTCAAGGCTGTGAAGCAGCTGTTTTACATCGGTCTCCGAGGCCAAGAGGgcttccctcttctctctaTCGACCCCAAGATCGTTTCTGACTCTGTCGAGAACAACGAAGGTGCCCCCACTCCCATGCTTTCCATCAACGGCCTTGGCCTCAAGGCGCTCGAGGGCCACATCAAAAAGGTCAACTCTCACCTTGCTTCCAACTCTCAAATCGGCATTTCCCTCCACAACGGACCTACCAACTTTGTCGTTACCGCCCCTGCCAAGGCTCTTTACGGTCTTGTCACCGCTCTCCGAAAGGTCATGGCACCTGCCGGTCTTGACCAGAGCAAGGTCCCATTCTCTAAGCGAAAGGCTGTTTTCACTATGAGGTTCTTGCCTGTCAACGTTCCTTACCACAGCCACTACCTTGAAGGCGCTACCCAGAAAGTTGAAAAGGACTTGGGTGAAGAACTATGGGATGCCAAGGCTTTGGGTATGGCTATCTACCACACTGAGGACGGTAAGTCATTTTTGTATACGCGTTTGGGTCCCCCCCACACAAGCTTACAAtcaaaataaataaaacAGGCTCCGATCTCCGATCCTCCGAGATCTCTCTCACCACTTCTCTCTGTGACCAGATCTTCACCAAACCCATCCATTGGGTCAAGGCTTGCAACTTCCCTTCAACTGCCACCCACGCTGTCGACTTTGGACCCGGTGGTAACAGTGGTATCGGGCCTCTTACTGGCCGTGCCATTGAAGGCCGAGGTGTCAGGGTTGTCGTCGTTGGCGAAAAGGGCAAGGCCGCCGCCGAGTTCTACGACGCTACCAAGATCCGACGCGAGCCCGTTTGGGCCAAGGAATGGTCCCCCAAGCTCGTCAAGACTCTTGACGGCAAGGTCCACATTGacactcccttctcccgATTGCTCGGTAAGCCTCCCATCATGGTCGCCGGTATGACTCCTTCCACCGTTGGCGCCAACCTTGTTGCTGCCACTCTTGACGCCGGCTACCACATTGAACTTGCCGGTGGTGGTCACTACAACCCCAAGGCTCTCCGAGCCAAGGTCGCTGAAATCCAGAGGCGAGTCAAGCCCGGAGTTGGTATCACGCTCAACGCTTTGTACATCAACCAGCGACAATTCTCCTTCCAATTCCCTCTCTGGCAAGAGATGCGCAAGGAAGGTCTCCCTATCGAAGGTTTCTGTGTCGCTGCCGGTATCCCTTCCTCTGAGAAGGCGACTGAAATTATCACCGCCCTCAAGGAGGCCGGTATCAAGCACATTGCCTTCAAGCCCGGATCCGTTGAAGGTATCAGGCAGGTCGTCAACATTGCCGTTGCCAACCCGGACTaccccatcatcatgcaGTGGACTGGTGGTCGTGCCGGTGGTCACCACTCTTGTGAAGACTTCCACCAGCCCATCATCGCTACTTACCCTGCGATCAGGCAGAACCCCAACATTAGCTTGATTGCCGGTTCCGGTTTCGGTGGTGCCGAAGACGTCTGGCCTTAGTGAGTTGTTGCTTTGCAGTTTTTTTGGaattttccttttttttgttttgtttttcaTCCAACTgatggaaaaaaaatcacAGCCTTTCCGGTGAATGGTCCGTCAAGATGTTCGGTCTCCAGCCCATGCCCTTCGACGGTGTCCTTTACGCTTCCCGAGTCATGGTCGCCAAGGAAGCTGACACCAGCGCTTCTGTCAAGCAGCTCATCGTTGACGCTCCCGGTGTTGACGACGCCCAGTGGGAAGGTACCTACGACAGGCCCACCGGTGGTATCCTCACTGTCCGATCCGAGCTCGGCGAGCCTATCCACAAGATTGCCACCCGAGGTGTCAAGCTCTGGAGAGAGTTTGACGACACCGTCTTTGCCCAGCccagggagaagagagctgCTTGGCTCGAGAACAAGCGTGACTATGTCATTGACAGGCTTAACAAGGACTTTAACAAGCCTTGGTTCGGCGAGAAGTCTGACGGCACTGTCGTTGCCGACATTGGCAAGATGACTTACGAGGAGATTACCAGGAGGATGGTCAGATTGATGTACGTCGCCAAGCAGGACAGGTGGATCGATGTTTCTCTCCGAAACCTTGTCGGCGACTGGTTGAGGCGTGTCGAAGAGAGGTTCGCTGGCGTTGATGGTATCCGCACCAAGGAGTCTCTTCTCCAGTCCTTCTCCGACCTCGACAAGCCCTTGCCTACTATCGAGTCTTTCTTTGACTCTTACCCTCGAGCCAAGTCTCAGCTTGTCGCTGCCGAGGACaaggccttcttctttgccatcTGTCAACGACCCGGCCAGAAGCCCGTTCCTTTCATCCCTATCCTCGACAACAACTTTGAGGTGTGGTTCAAGAAGGACTCTCTCTGGGCTGctgaagatgttgaagcCGTCTTCGACCAAGACCCCCAGAGGGTCTGTATCCTCCAAGGCCCCATGGCCGTCAAGCACGCTactgttgttgatgagcCCATCAAGGACATGCTTGGTAACATTGAAGCTCTCTTGGTCAAGAAGGTCTTGAAGGAGTTCTACAACAATGACGAGAGCAAGGTTCCCGAGATTGACTTTATCGGCGCCAAACCCGGTAAGCCCAAGACTGGTCTCGTTTCCGAGTCCGTCTCTGGCGACGTCAGGACCCTCAAGGTCGGCAAGAACGTCCCCGCTCTTGATGACTGGCTCGAGGTTGTTGCGGGTGCCAACGTTAGCTGGCTTCGTGCTGCTTTGACCTCTGTTAACGTCGTCCAGGGCGCTGGCTACATCTCCAACCCCTTCAGGAGAATCTTCAACCCCCGATCTGGCCAGACTGTCGTGATCAAGTCTGAGAACGGCAAGGCTGTCTCTGTCACCGTCTACGGCTCAGCTAGGTCTTTCGGTCCTCACGCTGCTGACTTCAAGGCTGTCGAGCTCACTTTCGACTCCAAGACTAACGCCATGTCTCTCATCATGAACGAGGAGCGACGAGGTGCTTCTGTCCCTCTCcactttgcctttgcctACCACCCCGAGCAGGGCTACGCTCCCATTCACGAAGTCGTTGAAGGTAGGAACAAGTCCATCAAGGACTTTTACTGGAGGCTCTGGTTCGGTGACGATGAAAAGTTGCCCTCTCTCAAGCTTGACACTACCTTCACTTGTGATGAGAGCAAGGTCGATGCCTTGGCCGTCCAAAGGTTCTGTGACGTTGTCGGCAACCAAGGTGAGGCGTTCAAGTCTGCTAGGAACGAGAAAATCATGGCTCCTATGGACTTTGCCATCGTCCTTGGCTGGCAGGTAAGTATCTTATTTTTTGCGGAACTTTAGGCAAAATACTAATGGTCTTTGCAGTCTGTCATGAAGGCCATTTTCCCTGATGACATCAACGGTGACCTTCTCAAGCTTGTCCACCTTTCCAACGGTTTCCGAATGATGGACGGTGTTGCTCCCCTCCGAGCTGGCGACGCTTGCTCTGCCGAGGCTCGTGTTGTCTCTGTTATCAACTCTGACAGCGGTAAGACTGTCAAGGTTAAGGGTTACGTTC
This genomic window contains:
- a CDS encoding fatty acid synthase subunit beta, fungi type encodes the protein MASLFSSAAPMRPLVLHDATARVSVHVPASPLSAWVTSQVVAQDFHDSIVGQHAPAPAEDEEGEPSAPSVEPQVKLLAQFLSFVADRAAQDASPELSEVLLAAYNRFNELFLSTINVHSLVQSFDPETRAEILKSYFKAFATAREQLGDKVQIAHPSALLEAAKDGSTELYALFGGQGVNEHYFGELQLLYDTYTPFVAPIISEITDLLISLGHKADSDGYTYYSQGLDLLSWLDGSSPQPSIEYFASIPLSLPLIGVAQLAQYVVSCRVTDVSPAEMRERFKGATGHSQGVISAVAIASSDSWSSLYENILKAVKQLFYIGLRGQEGFPLLSIDPKIVSDSVENNEGAPTPMLSINGLGLKALEGHIKKVNSHLASNSQIGISLHNGPTNFVVTAPAKALYGLVTALRKVMAPAGLDQSKVPFSKRKAVFTMRFLPVNVPYHSHYLEGATQKVEKDLGEELWDAKALGMAIYHTEDGSDLRSSEISLTTSLCDQIFTKPIHWVKACNFPSTATHAVDFGPGGNSGIGPLTGRAIEGRGVRVVVVGEKGKAAAEFYDATKIRREPVWAKEWSPKLVKTLDGKVHIDTPFSRLLGKPPIMVAGMTPSTVGANLVAATLDAGYHIELAGGGHYNPKALRAKVAEIQRRVKPGVGITLNALYINQRQFSFQFPLWQEMRKEGLPIEGFCVAAGIPSSEKATEIITALKEAGIKHIAFKPGSVEGIRQVVNIAVANPDYPIIMQWTGGRAGGHHSCEDFHQPIIATYPAIRQNPNISLIAGSGFGGAEDVWPYLSGEWSVKMFGLQPMPFDGVLYASRVMVAKEADTSASVKQLIVDAPGVDDAQWEGTYDRPTGGILTVRSELGEPIHKIATRGVKLWREFDDTVFAQPREKRAAWLENKRDYVIDRLNKDFNKPWFGEKSDGTVVADIGKMTYEEITRRMVRLMYVAKQDRWIDVSLRNLVGDWLRRVEERFAGVDGIRTKESLLQSFSDLDKPLPTIESFFDSYPRAKSQLVAAEDKAFFFAICQRPGQKPVPFIPILDNNFEVWFKKDSLWAAEDVEAVFDQDPQRVCILQGPMAVKHATVVDEPIKDMLGNIEALLVKKVLKEFYNNDESKVPEIDFIGAKPGKPKTGLVSESVSGDVRTLKVGKNVPALDDWLEVVAGANVSWLRAALTSVNVVQGAGYISNPFRRIFNPRSGQTVVIKSENGKAVSVTVYGSARSFGPHAADFKAVELTFDSKTNAMSLIMNEERRGASVPLHFAFAYHPEQGYAPIHEVVEGRNKSIKDFYWRLWFGDDEKLPSLKLDTTFTCDESKVDALAVQRFCDVVGNQGEAFKSARNEKIMAPMDFAIVLGWQSVMKAIFPDDINGDLLKLVHLSNGFRMMDGVAPLRAGDACSAEARVVSVINSDSGKTVKVKGYVLRGGEPVIEISSSFLYRGKFTDYENTFETIDESDYVVELSKPTSVGILQAKPWFEWDDDSVPLDVGTTLTFKTKSELRYKDKSTFSSVKVSGAAFIRDSTKALIQVATIDYEAHNLQGNPVIEYLKRHGTAVGNPTPLESGYSLIEDPTTAVFTTPATNEPYSKISGDFNPIHVNPYFSDLASLPGTITHGMWSSAATRKYLESVVADNHPERVVSYQVGFVGMVLPGDEIQVKLTHTAMRDGKKVVKVEAFNQRGEKVIDGSAEVLQPPTTYVFTGQGSQEVGMGMELYNNSEVARAVWDAADAHLTSTYGFSIVDIVKNNPKELTIHFGGIKGQAIRQRYMDLTYDTIDESGRVKTLPLFGDIDLYTTSYTFSHPQGLLFATQYTQIALVVTEKAAFDDMKAKGLIDQNAAFAGHSLGEYSALAAIADVLPISSLADVVFFRGITMQRAVQRDAEGKSQYAMMAANPSRVGKTFNEMALREIVDTISQQKSVLLQIVNLNVANQQYVCAGELRALATLTNVLNMLKIQKIDLEKLSTMMSIEEVKEKLGEIIEGCWDMMKEKEAKDGSVILDRGFATIPLPGIDVPFHSRYLWPGVLSFRNYLVKKIDPSQLNPDRLIGKYIPNLIAEPFEVSKAYVQKIFDQTASPRMEAVLGNWEKEAWESPSQRQRLAYNILTECLAYQFASPVRWIETQDVLFTHAKFERLIEVGPSPVLSGMATRTLKAKYEAQDGAITLQRQILCHAKNQKEVYYAFEDEAADEAPAGAAASTPAAAPAPVATPVAAAPVPVAASAGPAAAVEDAPPKAVDTVRIIVAQKLKKQASEVPLSKSLKELSGGKSTLQNEILGDLQVEFASAPEKGEDLPLDELGAALSVGYAALGKHSMALTNRMIASKFPGGFNITAARAHLNKQWGLGPLRTDSALFFGILSEPPKRLGSEAEAKAFLDQLAQSYASYSGISLSSGAAAGGAGGAAGGGAVMNSEEFDKFVLKQEEHAQREIELLSRYLGKDPREGEKKADEEKATAEELQAKLDAIKLEHGDTYIDGITPVFSALKARTFDSSWNWVRQSSIQLFYDIIHGDLDPSTVFNDPPRYRSNA